The following is a genomic window from Acidimicrobiia bacterium.
TCGGGCACGTGGATCTGATCCAGCGAGAACGCGTGCGGACGGGCCTCGATGTCGGCGCCACCGCGAACCGCGGCGATGACGGAGGCGTGACCGTTGTACGCGAAGGGGCAGCGGTAGTCGAAGGTGACGGCGAGCTTGCGGGTCACGGGGCCTCCTGGTGAACGGCCCAACCTACTTCTTGGTCGCGCTCCGCGGCTCCGCGCCGGAGTCAGAACCGCGACTTCACTGCTTTCCCGAGCACGAGCCCGAGCGCAGCTCCCGCGGCCACGTCGGAGGGATGGTGCATGCGCGTGTACACGCGACTCGTGGCAACCAGGGCTGCAAGCGAGAAGTAGAAGGGGCCAGCACGCGTTCCCTTCGATAGCAGGACAGCGCACATGAATGCGGTGGCCGCATGCCCGGACGGGAACGACGAAGTGATCGGTCGGCGCATCCCGTAGGGGAGCGGGTCGTCGTTCGTGAAGTGCTCGGGAGGTCGAACGCGACGGAACAGCGACTTCACGAAGCCGTTCGTGAGCGCCGACTCGAATCCCAGCATCTTGCTGAAGTGCAAGGCGTATCCGGGTTCCCCGCGTCGGATAGCGCGCGCTGCACCGAGCGCGTGCCAGAGCAACCCGTGATCGGCTGCGCTCGACAGCCTGTAGAACAAGCGATCCAACGC
Proteins encoded in this region:
- a CDS encoding phosphatase PAP2 family protein, with amino-acid sequence MGDFLDRVHALDESIEKQLERYRSDALDRLFYRLSSAADHGLLWHALGAARAIRRGEPGYALHFSKMLGFESALTNGFVKSLFRRVRPPEHFTNDDPLPYGMRRPITSSFPSGHAATAFMCAVLLSKGTRAGPFYFSLAALVATSRVYTRMHHPSDVAAGAALGLVLGKAVKSRF